In Vibrio cyclitrophicus, one genomic interval encodes:
- a CDS encoding DNA polymerase III subunit epsilon, translating into MSKLTSAERKARDNERFSQRVNDRREKGEDVVAYALTNKKAVKFLTKSEKKRFNETRATLQEEKRVKEQEELNRIEDAFTIKQFDDE; encoded by the coding sequence ATGAGCAAGTTGACCTCAGCGGAGCGTAAAGCTCGCGACAATGAACGTTTCTCACAACGCGTAAACGACCGCAGAGAAAAAGGTGAAGACGTAGTTGCTTACGCACTGACCAACAAAAAAGCTGTAAAATTCCTGACTAAGTCAGAGAAAAAACGTTTCAACGAAACGAGAGCGACTCTGCAAGAAGAGAAGCGAGTGAAAGAACAAGAAGAGCTTAACCGAATCGAAGACGCGTTCACGATCAAACAGTTCGACGACGAATAA